The Numida meleagris isolate 19003 breed g44 Domestic line chromosome 27, NumMel1.0, whole genome shotgun sequence sequence GAGGGGCCGGGCACGGAGCTCATGGCGGGCACCAACCGGGACGGGAAAAGCGGGATGAGCCCTGCGGGAGCAGTGGCAGCAATGGCCCCCACGGCGCTGTGCGGTGCCGCCCGGTGGGAGGCGGCTCTGActgcccccgccccgcccgggcTCCCCCCGCCACCGGGAGCGGCCCCCAGTCCCTCGGTCCCCCACGGGCGGTGCTGCcagaagggctgcagagaaACCCTGCAGGCATCATGGAAGCGCCAGGGGctcccccagcacacagcaccttCCCTCTTCCAAGCGCCGGAACCCAGCGGGGTTTcagccccactccctgcagACGCTGCACAAGGGGTGCGCTCGGAGCCCTTGGGACCTCCACACCCCAACAATGGCAACACTGAGGCACCCATTCCCACCGTGACCTGAGGACACGCAGGGCAGAGAGCGCTGAGCCCCCAATGTGGGCACCCGGCCCCGCTGGGCACCTGGGGCAGCAGCCCCTCGCAGCCCTTCCCtgctccaccaccaccaccacgaGCCCCAGGAACAAAGACGGGAGCAGCGCCCCGATCCCACCCCACATGGCACCGCTGTGGCccctctgggtgctgcagggcagggagtTCCCCGCGAGGTTTCCGAGCAGGGAAAAAGGAGCAGAGCGCACACAGGTCGCTGTGTACCCGCGCAGATTTAATGCTGAGcccccccccgcagccccgcggggCCGGCGCTCAGACATAGTACTGCAGCCCGAACTTCTCGTTGTCCATCTCGGCAGCCGGGCGCAGGTAATAGAGCTCATCCACCGTCGGGGGCACCCAGCGGTCGGTGTGGAATAGGGACTCGCCAACCTGGGGGGGCAGAGAGCGCTGGAGGGGACGCACGGGGACGGCCCAGGGGCTCTGGCACTGGGCTCAGTTCAGGGCTGAGACCGCACGAGGAGGAAAACTGAGGTCCCCATCGCACCTCCAGCAGCGCAGTACCCACACCCACCCGAAAAGACGCTCCCAGGGGACTCCCAGACCCGGGGGTGCAGCACCTGCCCCTCCGTGCGGGTCCTTTGGGGCAGAGCCCACCGGGACCCCCGCACCCGCAGTGCCCCGAGCCCAAACCTTCCAACCGGGAACGTCCTTCATGATCTTGGCCTCCTCGTCCAGGTTCTGCCGCATGAGGCGGAGGGTCCTGCGAGCGGGGAGATCCGTGGTGCCGTGGGGGGGTTCCCCGCACCACAGCCGTACCCGTTCCGGGGGCtgagccccgcgctgccccctCCCTACCTGCGGTCcgcctctgcctgcagcagcggCATCAGCGCGATGCGCGCCTCCAGGTCCTCGATCAGCAGCCGCCTGCGGGGGAACGGGGTCAGCGGGGAGGGGACGAGGGGAGAGGGAGTCCCGGGCAGGGAAATGGGGCGCGAGGAGAGAGCGGGGGGGGATCGGGAAAAGCCCgaaggaagagggagggaaCAGCGGTGCACCTGCGCTCCCGGTTCCACTTGACGATGGTGTAGTAGCCCAGCAGGAGGCTGCCGATGCCGAGCGCGAAGAGGCTGTAACCTGCGGGCGGCGCGTTAGGAGCGCCGGGAGCACCGCGGGTACCGGCAGCACCGCGCCCGGCCGCCCCCGCAGGGTTTCCCGGTGCTTCTCCCGGCCAGGCCCCACCCACCTGAGAGGCCGCGGCGAGGGAGGTGCCGTTTGTAGTCGATGGGGCCGTAGCCGCCCGGCGGGGGCATGTCCTGCTTCACCTTCGGCGCCGCCATCCCGGCCGCCGCGCACTACGTCACTTCCGCCGCGCTCACCGGAAGCGCTCTGTGGTAGCGGCGCAGCGTGAGAGCGCCCCCACCCCACGCACCTCCCGCCGAGCGCGGCGGCCTTAAAGGGGGAACGGCACCGTGGGAGGAAGTGGGCCCCACCCGCTGTGGAGCGCGCAGCAAAATGTGCGCGCCCCCCGAGCGGGCACGCGCACGAGCACGCGTGCAGCAGAACGTGTGTCAGAAAGTGCGCACGGAGACGCGCGCACCGAAAGCGCTCAGAGCGCAGCACTCCCCCCCCCCACGCTGCNNNNNNNNNNNNNNNNNNNNNNNNNNNNNNNNNNNNNNNNNNNNNNNNNNNNNNNNNNNNNNNNNNNNNNNNNNNNNNNNNNNNNNNNNNNNNNNNNNNNNNNNNNNNNNNNNNNNNNNNNNNNNNNNNNNNNNNNNNNNNNNNNNNNNNNNNNNNNNNNNNNNNNNNNNNNNNNNNNNNNNNNNNNNNNNNNNNNNNNNNNNNNNNNNNNNNNNNNNNNNNNNNNNNNNNNNNNNNNNNNNNNNNNNNNNNNNNNNNNNNNNNNNNNNNNNNNNNNNNNNNNNNNNNNNNNNNNNNNNNNNNNNNNNNNNNNNNNNNNNNNNNNNNNNNNNNNNNNNNNNNNNNNNNNNNNNNNNNNNNNNNNNNNNNNNNNNNNNNNNNNNNNNNNNNNNNNNNNNNNNNNNNNNNNNNNNNNNNNNNNNNNNNNNNNNNNNNNNNNNNNNNNNNNNNNNNNNNNNNNNNNNNNNNNNNNNNNNNNNNNNNNNNNNNNNNNNNNNNNNNNNNNNNNNNNNNNNNNNNNNNNNNNNNNNNNNNNNNNNNNNNNNNNN is a genomic window containing:
- the NDUFA13 gene encoding NADH dehydrogenase [ubiquinone] 1 alpha subcomplex subunit 13 — encoded protein: MAAPKVKQDMPPPGGYGPIDYKRHLPRRGLSGYSLFALGIGSLLLGYYTIVKWNRERRRLLIEDLEARIALMPLLQAEADRRTLRLMRQNLDEEAKIMKDVPGWKVGESLFHTDRWVPPTVDELYYLRPAAEMDNEKFGLQYYV